The proteins below come from a single Crossiella sp. CA-258035 genomic window:
- the folE gene encoding GTP cyclohydrolase I FolE, whose translation MASPHRRLRVIHGRDDIDLPAAEKAVADLLTALGKDPGTEHLADTPRRVAQSYAELLTPREFNLTTFPNDEGYDELVLAKEIPVQSLCEHHLLPFHGRAHVGYLPGERILGLSKLARVVELFARDLQVQERLTKQIANWLQEHLSPKGVGVVIEAEHLCMALRGVRAAGSRTVTSALHGVLRENPASRQEFFALSGLRT comes from the coding sequence ATGGCTTCTCCGCACCGTCGCCTGCGCGTCATTCACGGCCGGGACGACATCGACCTGCCCGCCGCCGAGAAGGCCGTGGCCGACCTGCTCACCGCCCTGGGCAAGGACCCTGGCACCGAACACCTGGCCGACACCCCGCGCCGCGTCGCCCAGTCCTACGCCGAGCTCCTCACCCCGCGCGAGTTCAACCTGACCACCTTCCCCAACGACGAGGGCTACGACGAACTGGTGCTGGCCAAGGAGATCCCGGTCCAGTCCCTGTGCGAACACCACCTGCTGCCCTTCCACGGCCGCGCCCACGTCGGCTACCTGCCCGGCGAACGCATCCTGGGCCTGTCCAAACTGGCCCGGGTCGTCGAGCTCTTCGCCCGCGACCTCCAGGTCCAGGAACGCCTCACCAAACAGATCGCCAACTGGCTCCAGGAACACCTGTCTCCCAAGGGAGTCGGCGTGGTCATCGAGGCCGAACACCTGTGCATGGCCCTGCGCGGCGTGCGTGCGGCGGGCTCGCGCACGGTGACCTCGGCCCTGCACGGGGTGCTGCGCGAGAACCCGGCCTCCCGCCAGGAGTTCTTCGCCCTCAGCGGGCTGCGCACCTGA
- a CDS encoding 3-hydroxyacyl-CoA dehydrogenase family protein: MARFGIIGAGLMGHGIAVALARGGHQVHVHDSDPATLDSLPVRIGTALRLCGESEEASQRARSLITATPRLAEALGQAEFVIEAVPERLAVKHEVIAAVEAAVSPEVPVWSNTSVLSLTEVGSVMRHPGRLVGVHWWNPPHLIPLVELAPSAATEPELVSQAEELLGALGKTTVRLHRDVPGFIGNRLQFALLREALNLVRDNVCDAATIDTVVRSSFGLRLASVGPMENADYIGLDLTRSILTSLAPSLSTAAGPFPGLDELLGDGHRGMASGEGLLSWPPGRGEDVARRLVAGIQRNLGSGT, encoded by the coding sequence ATGGCGCGATTCGGCATCATCGGTGCCGGGCTCATGGGACACGGCATCGCGGTCGCGCTCGCCAGAGGCGGCCACCAGGTGCACGTCCACGATTCCGACCCGGCGACCCTGGACAGCCTGCCCGTCCGCATCGGCACCGCCTTGCGGTTGTGCGGCGAGTCCGAGGAGGCGAGTCAGCGGGCGCGCAGCCTGATCACCGCCACGCCGCGGCTGGCGGAAGCCTTGGGCCAGGCCGAGTTCGTCATCGAGGCGGTGCCGGAACGGCTGGCGGTCAAGCACGAGGTGATCGCGGCGGTGGAAGCGGCGGTCTCCCCCGAGGTCCCGGTGTGGTCGAACACCTCGGTCCTGTCCCTCACCGAGGTCGGGTCCGTGATGCGGCATCCCGGCCGGCTGGTCGGCGTGCACTGGTGGAACCCGCCGCACCTCATCCCGCTGGTGGAGCTCGCGCCCAGCGCGGCGACCGAGCCGGAGCTGGTGTCCCAGGCCGAGGAGCTGCTCGGCGCGCTGGGCAAGACCACGGTCCGCCTGCACCGCGACGTGCCCGGCTTCATCGGCAACCGGCTCCAGTTCGCCCTGCTCCGGGAGGCGCTGAACCTGGTGCGGGACAACGTCTGCGACGCCGCCACCATCGACACCGTGGTGCGTTCCAGCTTCGGGTTGCGGCTGGCCTCGGTCGGGCCCATGGAGAACGCCGACTACATCGGCCTCGACCTCACCCGGTCCATCCTGACCAGCCTCGCCCCCAGCCTGTCCACCGCCGCGGGACCCTTTCCCGGCCTGGACGAGCTGCTCGGCGACGGCCACCGCGGCATGGCCTCCGGCGAGGGCCTGCTCAGCTGGCCGCCCGGCCGCGGCGAGGACGTGGCCCGCCGTCTCGTCGCCGGTATCCAGCGCAACCTGGGATCCGGCACATAG
- the dgt gene encoding dGTP triphosphohydrolase has translation MDLKPELVPQCLVRDAALRDTRLTGLSKQPADTRSEARRDRDRILYSVAWRRLGGVTQVITPFEDIALMHNRLTHSQKVAQVAKSIAQRLLAEESAWGLIHELGGIDADVVETAALAHDLGHPPFGHVGEITLDKIARRNETSPPDGFPGLQLADGFEGNAQTFRVVLLNETRNPLYDGLDLTCASLTAIAKYPWLRAPTLREDHDSHLANNPEYRRTWRKFSVYRSEQEAFQAARRFLVESGRGSDFPAKTQSLEASIMDAADDITYAIHDLEDFYLAGMLDVRAVKEGLSSGGDASGLLRELRGRLELDYQGYYDKALFQAAAKTVRKDLFNSFSTNYTGVLEDVGKARAAGSKLIGRYINSVTIEPDLIWPHGPFVALRRPEWHEVQVLKEVTRRFVITRPDIALLQRGQQKILRSLVRYLYEWKQSTSDFKRLPRRLRQEIETARRQQDGGCADGYRSGNGTQRAYAPRGEENRCILDYICTLTDGQACALYYKLSGAKPSTSAMDFFS, from the coding sequence ATGGACCTGAAACCTGAGCTCGTGCCGCAATGCCTGGTCCGTGACGCCGCTCTCCGGGACACCCGGCTGACCGGTCTGTCCAAGCAACCGGCGGACACCCGGTCCGAGGCCCGTCGAGACCGGGACCGCATCCTGTACTCGGTGGCTTGGCGCAGGCTCGGCGGGGTGACCCAGGTGATCACCCCGTTCGAGGACATCGCGTTGATGCACAACCGCCTGACCCATTCGCAGAAGGTGGCGCAGGTCGCGAAGAGCATCGCCCAGCGGTTGCTGGCCGAGGAGTCCGCCTGGGGCCTCATCCACGAGCTCGGCGGCATCGACGCCGACGTGGTGGAGACGGCCGCGCTGGCGCACGACCTCGGCCACCCGCCGTTCGGCCACGTCGGCGAGATCACCCTGGACAAGATCGCGCGCCGGAACGAGACCTCCCCGCCGGACGGCTTCCCCGGCCTGCAGTTGGCCGACGGTTTCGAGGGCAACGCGCAGACCTTCCGGGTCGTCCTGCTGAACGAGACGCGGAACCCGCTGTACGACGGACTGGACCTCACCTGCGCCTCGCTCACCGCGATCGCCAAGTATCCGTGGCTGCGCGCGCCCACGCTCCGCGAGGACCACGACAGCCACCTGGCGAACAACCCCGAGTACCGGCGCACGTGGCGCAAGTTCAGCGTGTACCGCTCCGAGCAGGAAGCCTTCCAAGCAGCCCGGCGGTTCCTCGTCGAATCCGGTCGCGGCAGCGACTTCCCCGCGAAGACCCAGTCACTCGAAGCATCGATCATGGACGCCGCGGACGACATCACCTACGCCATCCACGACCTGGAGGACTTCTATCTGGCCGGCATGCTCGACGTGCGGGCGGTCAAGGAGGGGTTGAGCAGCGGCGGCGACGCGAGCGGTCTGCTCAGGGAGTTGCGGGGCCGACTCGAACTCGACTATCAGGGCTACTACGACAAGGCGCTTTTCCAAGCCGCGGCCAAGACCGTGCGCAAGGACCTGTTCAACTCCTTCTCCACCAATTACACCGGAGTGCTGGAGGACGTCGGTAAGGCCCGTGCCGCTGGCTCGAAGTTGATCGGCAGGTACATCAACAGCGTGACGATCGAGCCGGATCTCATCTGGCCGCACGGACCCTTCGTTGCCTTGCGGAGGCCGGAATGGCACGAGGTGCAGGTGCTGAAGGAGGTGACCCGCCGATTCGTCATCACCCGGCCGGACATCGCCCTCCTGCAACGCGGGCAGCAGAAGATCCTGCGGAGCCTGGTGCGCTACCTCTACGAGTGGAAGCAGTCCACCAGCGACTTCAAACGCCTGCCCCGCAGACTCCGCCAGGAGATCGAGACGGCCCGGCGGCAGCAGGACGGCGGCTGCGCCGACGGTTACCGCAGCGGGAACGGCACGCAACGGGCCTACGCGCCGCGCGGCGAGGAGAACCGCTGCATCCTCGACTACATCTGCACGCTCACCGACGGCCAAGCCTGTGCCCTGTACTACAAGCTTTCCGGCGCCAAGCCGTCAACCTCCGCGATGGACTTCTTCTCGTGA
- a CDS encoding dienelactone hydrolase family protein — protein sequence MPQNQAFAGLRAPAAALLAVLALLAAAVLAITGISAQASAEPAPLSAVEHDPVILIPGMTAQASAMEPMKRNFVSAGWRSDRVHTWTDSSNMTGDLTKAGVEIGQKVDSVLAQSGARKVVLVTWSASTLAARSYLKHVSGAQEKVSMYFSMAGPHHGTTTAAPWCQNLYPSCRQFAIGSPWLAALNSGTEVPGSPAVRYTTLRSTCDVNVNPSTSAELAGAANRQTPTCIGHLAFPSDAGVFNQIKTLITEHEATPTTTPTGSSTPTTTTGTPPVSPCTSVNGQWAAAGPFAVTSASNGRGTTVFRPVNLGTLGCFKHPVLLWNNGAVSKLDRYAPLLNHLASHGFIVAAAEGNAGTGGPMLQGLDHLTTENGRAGSALQGKVDLDRVGATGHSFGGGAAVDAGTDPRVDTIAPIYPLAFSNAGRVRGPAVFFAGQNDPTVQPATVRRTYNQATQAPAIYAEQRGADHYGIADLHGPITAWFRFHLMGDEQARGLYFGPNCAYCSSSFWSVFERNPKAQAVPGS from the coding sequence ATGCCACAAAACCAAGCCTTCGCTGGTCTGCGCGCCCCTGCCGCGGCACTTCTCGCCGTGCTGGCTTTACTGGCGGCCGCGGTATTGGCGATAACCGGAATTTCCGCCCAGGCCAGCGCGGAACCGGCGCCGCTGTCCGCGGTGGAGCATGATCCGGTCATTCTCATTCCCGGCATGACGGCCCAGGCCTCGGCCATGGAACCGATGAAACGCAACTTCGTCAGCGCCGGCTGGCGGTCGGACCGGGTGCACACCTGGACCGACAGCTCCAACATGACCGGCGACCTGACCAAGGCGGGTGTGGAGATCGGACAGAAGGTCGACAGCGTGCTCGCCCAGTCCGGCGCGCGCAAAGTCGTTCTGGTGACGTGGTCGGCCTCCACCCTGGCCGCCCGGTCCTACCTGAAGCACGTCTCCGGCGCGCAGGAGAAGGTGTCGATGTACTTCTCCATGGCCGGCCCGCACCACGGGACCACCACCGCCGCACCCTGGTGCCAGAACCTCTACCCCTCGTGCCGCCAGTTCGCCATCGGCTCCCCCTGGCTGGCCGCGCTCAACTCCGGCACCGAGGTGCCGGGCTCACCCGCCGTGCGGTACACGACGCTGCGCTCGACCTGCGACGTGAACGTCAACCCGAGCACCTCGGCCGAGCTCGCCGGAGCCGCCAACCGCCAGACCCCCACCTGCATCGGCCACCTCGCCTTCCCCAGTGACGCCGGGGTGTTCAACCAGATCAAGACCCTCATCACCGAGCACGAGGCCACCCCCACCACCACCCCGACCGGCTCCAGCACCCCGACCACGACCACCGGCACCCCGCCGGTCTCACCCTGCACCTCGGTCAACGGCCAGTGGGCCGCGGCAGGCCCGTTCGCGGTGACCTCGGCCTCCAACGGACGCGGCACCACCGTGTTCCGGCCGGTCAACCTGGGCACCCTGGGCTGCTTCAAGCACCCCGTCCTGCTGTGGAACAACGGCGCGGTCTCCAAGCTCGACCGGTACGCCCCGCTGCTGAACCACCTGGCCTCGCACGGCTTCATCGTCGCCGCGGCCGAGGGCAACGCGGGCACCGGCGGCCCCATGCTCCAGGGCCTCGACCACCTGACCACCGAGAACGGCCGCGCGGGCAGCGCCCTCCAGGGCAAGGTCGACCTGGACAGGGTCGGCGCCACCGGCCACTCCTTCGGCGGCGGCGCCGCGGTCGACGCCGGAACCGACCCCCGCGTGGACACCATCGCGCCGATCTACCCCCTGGCCTTCAGCAACGCGGGCCGAGTGCGCGGCCCCGCGGTGTTCTTCGCGGGCCAGAACGACCCCACCGTCCAGCCGGCCACGGTCCGCCGGACCTACAACCAGGCCACCCAGGCGCCCGCCATCTACGCCGAACAGCGCGGCGCCGACCACTACGGCATCGCCGACCTGCACGGCCCGATCACCGCGTGGTTCCGCTTCCACCTGATGGGCGACGAACAGGCCCGCGGGCTGTACTTCGGCCCGAACTGCGCCTACTGCTCGTCCTCGTTCTGGTCGGTCTTCGAACGCAACCCGAAGGCCCAGGCGGTTCCCGGCTCCTGA
- a CDS encoding helix-turn-helix domain-containing protein encodes MADSLDARVAAVAALEEPTRRRVYDHVARQGEAVTKDEVAGACDLPRTTAAFHLDRLAEQGLLDVVFERRTGRSGPGAGRPAKLYRRSARQVEVTLPERRYELAGLLLAAAVEDAERTGETPRTALDRRAEELGRSLGEAARADSKQAGAGAESVLAVLERHGFEPRVSEDGIALGNCPFHSLAHAHTALVCGMNLCLLSGLLAGLGATGARAELAPAAGHCCVRVRP; translated from the coding sequence ATGGCTGACTCTCTGGACGCGCGGGTGGCCGCGGTGGCGGCGTTGGAGGAACCGACCCGGCGCCGGGTGTACGACCACGTCGCGCGTCAGGGCGAGGCGGTGACCAAGGACGAGGTCGCGGGCGCCTGCGACCTGCCGCGCACGACCGCGGCCTTCCACCTGGACCGGCTGGCCGAGCAGGGGCTGCTGGACGTGGTCTTCGAGCGGCGGACCGGGCGCAGCGGGCCGGGCGCCGGGCGGCCGGCGAAGCTGTACCGGCGGTCGGCGCGGCAGGTGGAGGTGACCCTGCCGGAGCGGCGGTACGAACTGGCCGGGCTGCTGCTCGCGGCGGCGGTCGAGGACGCCGAGCGGACCGGGGAGACGCCCAGGACCGCGCTGGACCGGCGGGCCGAGGAGCTCGGGCGGAGCCTGGGTGAGGCGGCGCGGGCGGACAGCAAGCAGGCTGGGGCCGGTGCCGAGTCGGTGCTGGCGGTGCTGGAGCGGCACGGGTTCGAGCCGCGGGTGTCCGAGGACGGGATCGCGCTGGGCAACTGCCCGTTCCACTCGCTCGCGCACGCGCACACCGCGCTGGTCTGCGGGATGAACCTGTGCCTGCTCAGCGGCCTGCTGGCCGGGCTGGGCGCGACCGGGGCGCGGGCCGAGCTGGCTCCGGCGGCCGGGCACTGCTGTGTGCGCGTGCGGCCGTAG